The DNA segment TCCAGCAGCAGCGGCTCCTCCGCCAGCAGCTACTACTCCACCGCCTCCAGCGGCGAGACGGCCGCCTAGAGCGTCACGCTCCGCAAAAAAGCATGCCACACGCTCCAATCCCTTCGGGGATCGCGTCCGGGAAGTCGAGAGAGGGCGACGGACGCAGGGAGCAGGCAGGCAGACAGCCGCAGGCATGAACGCCGAGCCATCGAGCCATCGAGCCATCGAGCCATCGAGCCATCGAGCCATCGAGCCATCGAGCCATCGAGCAGCCATGACCCTGTTTCGGAAATTTTGAACTTATTTTTGTGTAACCTGAAATTTTCCGCCTGTTTATTTCCGTCACTCCCGCACACGCTACACACCGCCCGGCTACACCCGCCGGAAATTCTTGCCCCCGGACATCCCCCTTCTACCGGCAAAAAAAAGGCCGGCCAGGAACCCCCGACCGGCCTCTGCCCATGAGCGGCGCTAGAACTGGTAGCGCAAGCCCACCGCCACCTTGATGGGGTCGCCGTTGTTGTTCGCCTGGACGAGGCGGCGTCCCCACACCGATTGCTGAAAATCTCCATGCGCCCACCCGGTCTCCACGATCAGCGCGAGATTCTCGTAGATGTTGTACTGATGGTCGAAGTTGACGGCCACAAGGTATTCTTCGGTGGTCAGGTCCCGGCCCATCTGGACGTAGACCCCCATGCCGGTGAGCCGGTTCGCGGTGCGCAGGGCGCGGGGAGAGTTGGTGCCGCGAACAAAGGTGAAAGTCAGGCGGTGGGTGAGATCCTGGATGAAGGAGACCTTGTTCAGCGAGGCGGAAAAGCCCCAGTTGCCCACGTTGTTCACGCCCATGACGCTGCGGTTGTAGGCTTGGCTGCTGTCGAAGAGAAACGACGTGGACGGTCCCCAGTAACCCACCACGGAAGGCATCCGCTCCGAGCCGTTGGTGGTGGAGCTGTCCTCGCCGGTTGAATACCAGAAGGCCACCTGGGGGGTCATGAAATCAAACCCCGTGTACTCGGCGGCCACGTCGAAGAACAGGCCGCCGCGCAGGTTCTTGCCCCTGTCCGAGGCGTTGCCCTGCCCGTACATCACGTCCGCGTAGAACTTGAACGGATCGAGCGCGGTCAGGGAGAGGGCCGCGCCAGCCCACCAGTAGAGGTTCTGGTTGTTGCGGAAGCCAAGGGGGGCCACCACGGTTCCGGCTGACAGGAGGTTGCTGGCCAGGGTCTGGCCCACGCTGCTGTTGGCAAGGCCTATACCGGTGAGGAAATCGGCGTCGCGCCCGACCACGCCGATCATGGCCCAGGGCGTGGCTGAAAAACCTTCCAGGGTGATGGGGAGCGTCAGGAAATAGCCGTCGATCTCGTCGGAAACCTGGGTGGTGGTAGGGTCGAAGTCCCTGTTGGAATCGATGAACCGGCTGAACCCGCCCACGACCTTGACCCCGTTTGCCACCGGCACGTTGAACACTGCCGCTGCCGAGCGTGTGCCGCCGAACACGGGGTTGGTATTGAAGATGGCGTCGGAGGAGATCGGCAAGGCCCAGTCCTGGTAGCCGACGATGAATTCGGCGTCCGTTCCGGGCCACTTGAACTGAAGATAGGCCTGCCAGACCTGGATGGCGACCGCCGGGTTGTCCACGGTGTAGGTGCCGTTGCCCCAGGCGGTGTTGTTGACGCGCATGCTGAATCGGAATTTCAGGTTCTCGTTGGCGATGAAATCCGTGCGCAGGCGAAAGCGCTGCCAGATGGTGAACGCGTCCTCGGTCTGGGTGGCGTTGGCGTTCCAGCCGGTGAAGTTTCTTTGGGTGAAGGAGGTGGCGTGGACGCGGGAGTCGCCGACCATCTTCACCTCCGAGGCCAAGGAGGAGGACACATTCGACACCAGGACAAGAAACAGCAGAATGGGAAGGGCTCTCTTCAAATTCGACCTCCAAAGTGGCATTTGCACTATAAACTTCGTGCTCCTAAACGTATCTCCTTGGGTTATTCATTTCAACACAAATCAGGACATTGCGCCATACATCCAAAGTACATCCCAGATAGGAACATTTCCCACCACAACTCAGGACGCCATCTTCAGCGTGACCACCCCGCCGATGATCAAGAGCACGCCGACGATGCGCATGACGCTCGCCGGGTCGCCGTACAGCGCCAGCCCAAGGACGAACGTTCCGGCAGCGCCGATGCCCGTCCAGACCGCATAGGCCGTACCCATGGGGATGGACTTCTGCGCGAGCCACAAAAGCGCCCCGCTCACAGCCATGCAGAACACGGCAAAAGCGACCCCCGGCAGCACCTTTCCCGGCGTCTGCGCCATCTTCAGCCCAACGGGCCAGCCTATCTCGAAAAGTCCGGCGAGAATCAGGAAAATCCAGGCGTATTGCGCTGTCGGCATGGTCGTGGCTCCTTCGTCGTACCCGTCAGGATGATTGATTATTTCGGTAGTTATCCCATGAACAATCCGCCCATGCCAAACAAAAAACGCCACCGCTTGCGCGGTGGCGTCCGTGAATCAGGTTCGTCCAGGCGGGGCTATTTCAGAGCCAGCGCCTTCTTGATGTACTCGAAGTCGATGTTGGAGCTCACCAGCTGCGCGCCCTGCTTGATCTTTATGATGTCGCGCAGTTTGTGGCGCTGCAGGATGGTCTCCATCTTCTTGGCCACGGAGAAGGTGTCGTCGCGCACCACAATGATGGGGATCTCCAGCACCTCGGAGCGGGTGAGGATGATGTCGTTGGGATACAGGTTGCCGGTGAGCACCAGGCAGGGGCTGTCGCCCTCCAGGGCCACCAGCTGCACGTCGGAGCGGTCGCCGCCCACGATGACCGCCGCGTTCTTGTTCTTGCGGAAGTGGGTGAGGAAGTTCTCCACCTGCATGGTGCCGATGAGGAAGCTCTCCACGATGCGCTCGGCCTTGTGCTGGGCCGAGATCACCTTGCCGCCCAGCTTTTCGGCCAGATCCGCCACCTTGATGGCCCCCATGAGGGGGTCCTTGGGGATGACGCCCAGCACCTTCACGCCGCTTCGGTTCAGGAAGGGCACGATGAGCGACTCCACCTCGTCCAGGAAGTTGGGGGTGATGTCGTTTAGCACCACGCCCATCAGGTGGTCGCCCAGGGCTTCCTTGAGGATCACCAGATAGTCGTAGTTGAGCTCTTTCTGGAAGCGGTCGATGACGATGGCCGGGATGTCCAGGGTCTTGACCACGTTCACGCCGTCCACGCCGCAGTACTTGCCGGAGTACATGGAGCCGGAACCGGCCACCAGCGTCACGTCCTTGCCCTTGGAGAGCTTCTTGTAGCCCGCCGAGATCTTGGTCATGAGGTCTTCGCATTGGCCGGAGAAGGCCTTGACCTTGAAGTCCTGGGTGACCACCACCGGCGTGACCTCTGCGGGGTCCTCCTCCAGGCCGAGCACGCCCTGGACGAAGTTCGCGTCGTCATCGCCGAGTTTGCCGGCCACTTCCTTGGGCATGGCTCCAACGGGCTTGTAATAGCCTACCTGGTAGCCTTCCTTCTGGAACTTGAGCCCAAGGCCCATGGTGACCATGTTCTTGCCGGAATACCCCGATGTGGAACCTATGTAGATGCCCGCCATGGCTTCCTCCCAACCCTG comes from the Fundidesulfovibrio putealis DSM 16056 genome and includes:
- a CDS encoding outer membrane homotrimeric porin, coding for MKRALPILLFLVLVSNVSSSLASEVKMVGDSRVHATSFTQRNFTGWNANATQTEDAFTIWQRFRLRTDFIANENLKFRFSMRVNNTAWGNGTYTVDNPAVAIQVWQAYLQFKWPGTDAEFIVGYQDWALPISSDAIFNTNPVFGGTRSAAAVFNVPVANGVKVVGGFSRFIDSNRDFDPTTTQVSDEIDGYFLTLPITLEGFSATPWAMIGVVGRDADFLTGIGLANSSVGQTLASNLLSAGTVVAPLGFRNNQNLYWWAGAALSLTALDPFKFYADVMYGQGNASDRGKNLRGGLFFDVAAEYTGFDFMTPQVAFWYSTGEDSSTTNGSERMPSVVGYWGPSTSFLFDSSQAYNRSVMGVNNVGNWGFSASLNKVSFIQDLTHRLTFTFVRGTNSPRALRTANRLTGMGVYVQMGRDLTTEEYLVAVNFDHQYNIYENLALIVETGWAHGDFQQSVWGRRLVQANNNGDPIKVAVGLRYQF
- a CDS encoding DMT family transporter yields the protein MPTAQYAWIFLILAGLFEIGWPVGLKMAQTPGKVLPGVAFAVFCMAVSGALLWLAQKSIPMGTAYAVWTGIGAAGTFVLGLALYGDPASVMRIVGVLLIIGGVVTLKMAS
- a CDS encoding phosphotransacetylase family protein, whose product is MAGIYIGSTSGYSGKNMVTMGLGLKFQKEGYQVGYYKPVGAMPKEVAGKLGDDDANFVQGVLGLEEDPAEVTPVVVTQDFKVKAFSGQCEDLMTKISAGYKKLSKGKDVTLVAGSGSMYSGKYCGVDGVNVVKTLDIPAIVIDRFQKELNYDYLVILKEALGDHLMGVVLNDITPNFLDEVESLIVPFLNRSGVKVLGVIPKDPLMGAIKVADLAEKLGGKVISAQHKAERIVESFLIGTMQVENFLTHFRKNKNAAVIVGGDRSDVQLVALEGDSPCLVLTGNLYPNDIILTRSEVLEIPIIVVRDDTFSVAKKMETILQRHKLRDIIKIKQGAQLVSSNIDFEYIKKALALK